The proteins below are encoded in one region of uncultured Eubacteriales bacterium:
- a CDS encoding Prephenate dehydratase has product MSGLEDYRREIDAVDRRLVALFEERMDITHKVGEYKLAQGLPVLDAQREREVLSAKAALVADGTLKADVVALYETIMAISRRQQRTLVREGEENGAYAAYMANRRNIRPAVINPRVVYQGEPGAYSEEACAGYFGPQVDSKGLPWFGDVFLALQSGEADYAVLPIENSSTGSIRQVYDLLAQYAYNIVGEWQVKVEHCLMAMPGVGLEDIKTVYSHEQGLMQSEKFLDAHRSWQRIPTLDTAGSAKEVAAGGDRTAAAICSRRAAQLYGLNILAEGVNHNAENYTRFVVVSPVPERPTERNKISALFTLPHQSGSLHEILTIFAVHGLNLMKIESRPVQGKSWEYLFFLDFTGDLEAPGMDGVLHELSQLAADVRVLGNYKGYTP; this is encoded by the coding sequence ATGTCCGGATTGGAAGACTACCGCAGAGAGATCGATGCGGTGGACAGGCGACTTGTGGCGCTCTTTGAGGAGCGAATGGACATTACTCATAAGGTGGGGGAGTATAAGCTGGCCCAAGGTCTCCCCGTGCTGGACGCCCAACGGGAGCGGGAGGTGCTCTCCGCCAAGGCCGCGTTGGTGGCGGACGGCACACTCAAAGCCGACGTGGTGGCCCTGTACGAGACCATCATGGCTATTTCCCGCCGGCAGCAGCGCACTCTGGTGCGGGAGGGAGAGGAGAACGGCGCCTACGCCGCCTATATGGCGAACCGGCGAAACATCCGTCCCGCGGTAATAAATCCCAGGGTGGTCTACCAGGGGGAGCCTGGGGCATACAGCGAGGAGGCCTGCGCGGGATACTTCGGCCCCCAGGTGGACAGCAAGGGATTGCCCTGGTTTGGGGATGTGTTCCTGGCTCTCCAGAGCGGCGAGGCGGACTATGCGGTGCTCCCCATCGAAAATAGCTCCACCGGGTCAATCCGCCAGGTATATGACCTGCTGGCCCAGTACGCTTACAACATTGTGGGCGAGTGGCAGGTGAAGGTGGAGCACTGCCTCATGGCCATGCCGGGGGTTGGGCTGGAGGACATCAAGACGGTCTACTCCCACGAGCAGGGCTTAATGCAGAGCGAGAAATTTTTGGACGCCCACCGCTCCTGGCAGCGCATCCCCACTTTAGACACCGCCGGGAGCGCCAAAGAGGTGGCGGCAGGGGGTGACCGTACCGCCGCCGCCATATGCTCCCGCCGGGCGGCCCAGCTCTATGGTCTGAACATTTTGGCAGAGGGGGTCAACCACAACGCGGAGAACTACACCCGGTTTGTAGTGGTGTCCCCCGTGCCGGAGCGGCCCACGGAGCGAAACAAGATCAGCGCACTCTTCACTTTACCCCACCAGAGCGGCAGCCTCCACGAGATACTGACCATCTTTGCCGTTCACGGGCTGAACCTGATGAAAATAGAGTCCCGCCCTGTGCAGGGGAAGAGCTGGGAATACCTCTTCTTCCTGGATTTCACAGGGGACCTGGAGGCGCCGGGTATGGACGGGGTGCTTCACGAACTGAGCCAGCTTGCCGCCGACGTGCGGGTGCTGGGCAACTATAAGGGGTACACGCCGTGA
- the aroC gene encoding Chorismate synthase, with product MVKHHIFGESHGVGIGVVLEGVPAGILVDMEFIRGEMARRAPGQGILTTARKEPDEPKILSGVFEGRTTGAPLCVVIENTDTRSEDYSDLKVHPRPGHADYAGRVRYEGHNDYRGGGHFSGRLTAPLVFAGAVAKLILREQRVEISSFISNIAGVENPTEAEIESEILDARREGDSVGGCIRCAVTGLPAGLGSPDYGCNVEGIFSQQLFAVPAVKAVAFGAGYNFAAMRGSAANDAFYMDGVAVKTRTNHSGGVNGGITNGMPVEFEVALRATPSIAREQDTVDLETMTDAKLSIKGRHDPCIVQRALPVIEAAAALAACEVLGI from the coding sequence ATGGTGAAACATCATATTTTCGGTGAGTCCCACGGGGTGGGTATCGGCGTGGTACTGGAGGGTGTGCCCGCGGGAATCCTAGTGGACATGGAGTTTATCCGGGGAGAGATGGCCCGGCGCGCGCCGGGGCAGGGTATTCTGACCACGGCCCGGAAAGAACCGGACGAGCCCAAGATCCTCTCCGGCGTTTTCGAGGGGAGGACCACCGGAGCCCCTCTCTGCGTTGTGATTGAGAACACCGACACTCGCTCCGAGGACTACTCCGACCTGAAGGTCCATCCCCGGCCGGGCCACGCGGACTACGCTGGCCGGGTGCGTTACGAGGGGCACAACGACTACCGGGGCGGCGGACACTTCTCCGGGCGGCTCACGGCCCCCCTGGTCTTTGCCGGGGCGGTGGCGAAACTCATCCTTCGGGAGCAGCGGGTGGAAATTTCGTCCTTTATTTCCAACATCGCAGGAGTAGAGAACCCCACGGAGGCCGAGATTGAGTCCGAGATCCTGGACGCGCGGCGGGAGGGGGACAGCGTGGGTGGGTGCATCCGCTGTGCCGTTACCGGCCTGCCAGCCGGGCTGGGGAGCCCCGACTACGGCTGTAATGTGGAGGGCATCTTCTCCCAGCAACTCTTTGCCGTTCCCGCCGTGAAGGCGGTGGCCTTTGGTGCGGGGTATAACTTTGCGGCCATGCGGGGCAGTGCTGCCAACGATGCGTTTTATATGGACGGTGTGGCCGTTAAGACCCGTACCAACCACTCGGGCGGGGTAAACGGCGGCATCACCAACGGAATGCCCGTGGAGTTTGAGGTGGCACTCAGGGCCACGCCCTCCATTGCCAGGGAGCAGGATACGGTAGATCTGGAGACCATGACCGACGCGAAACTGTCCATCAAGGGGCGGCACGACCCCTGTATCGTCCAGCGGGCGCTGCCCGTTATTGAGGCGGCGGCGGCGCTGGCGGCCTGCGAGGTGCTTGGGATTTAA
- the aroA gene encoding 3-phosphoshikimate 1-carboxyvinyltransferase — protein sequence MEDFMDIIITPTRLSGVITPPPSKSQAHRLLIAACLAGGEGRVSNVAESQDIAATRACMAALKSPGEGLPALPCGESGSTLRFLIPMALALRGGGVFTGRGRLMERPQEPYYEIFREKDIFYEQGDGALTVRGALTPGVYALAGNVSSQFVTGLLYALPLLPGPSEIRLTTPLESAGYVDMTLDALARFGVVVEYDGERVFHIPGGQIYKPQDCAVEPDWSQAGFWYAAKGIGNAVETIGMNLNSAQGDRVLEAWAAELSRPGEVELDLSGSPDLAPPIAAWCALRDGQVTRLVNAARLRIKESDRLSAIASELTRLGGKIEEGADSLTIRGVPTLRGGEVDSHNDHRIAMMAAIAATRADGPVKLRGADSVRKSYPNFWEDYAVLGGIFTAIG from the coding sequence TTGGAGGACTTTATGGATATCATCATCACGCCAACGCGGCTATCCGGCGTAATCACCCCCCCGCCGTCCAAATCCCAAGCCCACCGGCTGCTCATAGCGGCCTGCCTGGCCGGGGGAGAGGGGCGGGTGTCCAACGTGGCGGAAAGCCAGGACATTGCCGCCACCAGGGCCTGTATGGCGGCGCTGAAGTCCCCTGGCGAGGGGCTGCCTGCGCTGCCATGCGGTGAGTCCGGCTCCACCCTGCGGTTCCTCATTCCCATGGCTCTGGCGCTGAGAGGCGGCGGGGTGTTCACGGGCCGGGGGCGGCTGATGGAGCGGCCCCAGGAGCCCTATTATGAGATTTTTCGGGAGAAGGACATTTTTTACGAGCAGGGGGACGGCGCACTCACCGTCCGGGGGGCGCTGACGCCAGGGGTGTACGCCCTTGCGGGAAATGTGTCCAGCCAGTTCGTTACCGGTCTCCTCTACGCCCTGCCCCTGCTTCCCGGCCCCTCCGAGATCCGGCTGACCACGCCGCTGGAGTCGGCGGGGTATGTGGACATGACGCTGGACGCCCTGGCACGGTTTGGCGTGGTGGTAGAGTACGACGGGGAACGGGTTTTCCATATTCCCGGCGGGCAGATCTACAAGCCCCAGGACTGCGCTGTGGAACCCGACTGGTCCCAGGCAGGATTCTGGTACGCTGCCAAGGGCATCGGAAACGCGGTGGAGACCATCGGCATGAATCTTAATTCCGCCCAGGGGGACCGGGTTTTAGAGGCTTGGGCAGCGGAACTGAGCAGGCCCGGCGAGGTGGAGCTGGACCTGTCCGGCTCCCCCGATCTGGCGCCCCCAATCGCCGCCTGGTGCGCCCTGCGGGACGGGCAGGTAACGAGACTTGTCAACGCCGCCCGCCTGCGCATCAAGGAGAGCGACCGGCTCTCTGCCATTGCCAGCGAGCTTACCAGGCTGGGCGGAAAAATTGAGGAGGGGGCCGACAGCCTGACCATCCGGGGCGTCCCCACTCTCCGGGGGGGCGAGGTGGATAGCCACAATGACCACCGCATTGCCATGATGGCCGCCATTGCCGCCACCCGGGCCGACGGACCGGTGAAACTGCGGGGCGCGGATTCGGTGCGGAAATCCTACCCGAATTTTTGGGAGGATTACGCCGTGTTGGGCGGGATATTTACCGCAATAGGGTAA
- the aroB gene encoding 3-dehydroquinate synthase: MRTLTVNLPGREYDILIERGLLSRAGDLCKAVLPHANRLAVVTDSTVGPLYGERVLTSLQGAGFAAELVTVPAGEKSKSVPMLEKLYDAFMNLGLTRADAVVALGGGVVGDLAGFAAATILRGLDFVQIPTTLLSQVDSSVGGKVAVDLKAGKNLAGAFWQPKLVLMDPAVLGTLDDATFADGMAEVVKCGCIKDLAFYSYLEQRPSRGQLMENIEHVLYTCCDIKRSVVIQDERDIGERMLLNFGHTLGHAYELAGGYETYTHGQAVAAGMVKALELGADLGVTPSGLSDRVAVLLGALGLPVAIPCDEAHYAAAVGLDKKCAGDEITLVLLIELGRAVLYKIGKDKVLGMLGE, from the coding sequence ATGAGAACTTTGACTGTGAACTTGCCGGGCAGGGAGTATGATATTTTGATCGAGCGGGGACTACTGAGTCGGGCAGGGGATCTTTGCAAGGCAGTCCTACCCCACGCCAATCGCCTTGCCGTGGTGACCGATTCCACCGTCGGACCCCTGTACGGGGAGCGGGTCTTGACCTCGCTCCAGGGTGCGGGCTTTGCGGCTGAGTTGGTCACGGTCCCCGCCGGGGAGAAGAGCAAGTCGGTCCCTATGCTGGAAAAGCTGTATGACGCGTTCATGAACCTGGGGCTCACCCGCGCCGACGCGGTGGTGGCCCTGGGCGGCGGCGTGGTGGGGGATCTGGCGGGCTTTGCCGCCGCCACCATTCTGCGGGGATTGGACTTCGTGCAGATTCCCACCACCTTGCTCTCACAGGTGGACTCCTCCGTGGGGGGCAAGGTGGCCGTGGACCTGAAGGCAGGGAAGAACCTTGCCGGGGCCTTCTGGCAGCCCAAGCTGGTGCTGATGGACCCCGCTGTGCTGGGCACCCTGGACGACGCTACCTTTGCCGACGGTATGGCCGAGGTGGTGAAGTGCGGCTGTATCAAGGATTTGGCGTTTTACTCTTATCTGGAGCAACGGCCCAGTCGGGGTCAGTTGATGGAGAATATCGAGCACGTTTTGTACACTTGCTGTGACATTAAACGGAGTGTAGTTATTCAGGACGAGCGGGACATAGGAGAGCGGATGCTTCTCAACTTCGGGCACACTCTGGGTCATGCCTACGAGCTGGCGGGAGGCTACGAGACCTACACCCACGGGCAAGCGGTGGCCGCCGGGATGGTGAAGGCCCTGGAGCTAGGAGCTGATCTGGGGGTGACGCCGAGCGGCCTATCCGACAGGGTGGCCGTGCTGCTGGGGGCTCTGGGCCTGCCGGTGGCCATCCCCTGCGACGAGGCGCACTACGCCGCCGCCGTGGGCCTCGACAAGAAGTGCGCGGGGGACGAGATTACGCTGGTTTTGCTTATCGAGCTGGGCCGGGCGGTGCTGTATAAGATCGGAAAAGATAAGGTGCTGGGGATGCTGGGGGAGTGA
- a CDS encoding Acetyltransferase, GNAT family, which translates to MRHLGTKPLETGRLILRPFTAADAPNMLRNWAGGSEVTKHLTWSPHGDEAVSLGYIQSIDYEEPETYNWGIVLKELGQVIGNISVVDHKNEIEMVHIGYCLGRDWWHMGIMSEAFAEVIHFFFEEVGVNRIETRHDPRNPNSGKVMQKCGLTYEGVLRQSDRNNRGLCDAKWYAILREDYV; encoded by the coding sequence ATGCGCCATCTCGGAACGAAACCGCTGGAGACCGGGCGGCTTATCCTGCGCCCCTTTACCGCCGCCGACGCGCCCAATATGCTGCGCAATTGGGCAGGTGGCAGTGAGGTGACTAAGCACCTCACCTGGTCGCCCCATGGGGACGAGGCTGTCTCCCTGGGGTACATCCAGTCTATCGACTACGAAGAGCCTGAGACCTATAACTGGGGCATCGTGCTCAAGGAGCTGGGGCAGGTCATCGGCAACATAAGCGTGGTGGACCACAAAAACGAAATCGAGATGGTCCATATCGGCTACTGCCTGGGCCGGGACTGGTGGCACATGGGCATCATGTCCGAGGCCTTTGCAGAGGTCATTCATTTCTTCTTCGAAGAGGTAGGGGTCAACCGCATCGAGACCCGCCACGACCCGCGCAACCCAAATTCCGGCAAGGTTATGCAAAAATGCGGCCTTACCTATGAGGGAGTCCTGCGCCAATCGGACAGGAACAATCGGGGGCTGTGCGACGCCAAGTGGTACGCCATTTTGAGGGAGGATTATGTGTGA